ATAATGTTCACAAGAAAGAAACTCCTCCTTAGAATTAGGGTGAAATTCGCGTTGACAAATGGTAAACTAATTCCTATCAATAGTTCATTTTATCACATTTTAGCCTTGTAACGTTGTTTTCTATACGTGCAATCATCTTTCCTTCTTACTTTTAAGTCGTGATTGTATGATGGACATGTTTTCGTTACAATAAGGGCAGTAACAAGGCAGAGGTGACGGCTTTGGAATATAAAAAAATTAAACCAAGGAAAATTTATGAACAAGTAGCAGAAGAGCTGCTTTTAAATATAAAAAATGGGGATTTGAAACCTGGTGACAAGTTAGATTCTGTATGGCAACTTGCTGAAAACTTTCAAGTTGGCCGTTCTGCTATTCGTGAAGCACTAAGTGCCTTAAGAGCAATGGGACTTATTGAAATGAGACAAGGTGAAGGCACCTTTGTCAGGGAATTTGATCCATCTATGATTTCTCTCCCTATTACAACAGCCGTTCTTATGAAGAAAGAAGATATTGAAAACCTGCTAGAAGTTCGAAAAGTGCTAGAAGTTGGGGCATCAGGGGCTGCAGCATCAAAGCGAACAGAAGAAGATTTAACAAATATGAAAAACATATTAGAAAAAATGCTGAATTCTGTTGGTGATGAGGAACTTGGTGAGAAAGTTGATTTTCAATTTCATCTTGCTGTTGCGAAAGCTTCACAAAACCCCCTTTTAGTAGGCCTTATGAACAATGTAGGGGAAATGATGCTTCAATCAATGAGGGAAACAAGGAGAGTATGGCTGTATTCTAAAGAAACCACTTCTCAGCGCCTTTATGATGAGCATATGCAAATTTATAAGGCTATTGAAGCAATGGATGTCAGGCGAGCCCAAGATTTGATGATTTCTCATTTAATGAGTGTTGAAGCTGTTTTACTAGAAAATGTTGTTGAGGAGAAGTAAAATAGCATGTGGGAAAAATAATGCAATTAGTTCGATTTAAAAAGAGTTCAGCTTTTTTTATATAGTAGCAAGTTTAGCATTCTTCTAATTATAGAGGAAATAGGTTGCACTCACCATGAACTATGTGAACGAAAATAACCAATTGTCGGTGGAGGAACAGGAAATGGGTAAATGCTACCAAGATGATAGTTTAGCACTTCATACAGATTTATATGAAATTAATATGGCGAAATCGTATTTCAAAAACAACATGCACAATCGTCGAGCTGTTTTTGAAACGTTTTTCCGCAAAATGCCTTTTGGGGGAGGATACGCAGTTTTTGCGGGTCTTGAACGCGTAATTGATTATTTAGCAAATTTTCGTTTTAGTGAGACAGATCTTGATTATTTATATAATGTACTAGGATTTGAGGAAGAGTTTATTGATTATTTGAAGGGCGTACGTTTTTCTGGGGACGTTCAGTCTGTTGTAGAAGGAGAGATTATTTTTGCCAATGAGCCAATTATGCGAATTGATGCTCCTCTTTTAGAAGGGCAGCTTATTGAAACGCCGCTTCTTAATATCTTAAACTTCCATCCCCTTATTGCGACAAAAGCATCACGCATCAGGTTAGCTGTAGGAGCAGATACGCTTATTGAAGGAGAAAATGCGCCAGCGCTTATGGAATTTGGCTCAAGGCGGGCTCATGAATTAGATGCCGCTCTTTATGGAACAAGAGCAGCCTATATTGGTGGGTTTGATTCAACAAGTAATTTGCGCGCTGGAAAGATCTTCGGCATCCCTGTTTCAGGTACTCACGCACATGCCCTTGTTCAAGTGTATCGTAATGAGTATGAAGCTTTCAAACATTATGCTGAAACGCACAAAGACTGCGTATTTTTAGTTGACACATATAATACGCTCCGCTCTGGTGTGCCAAACGCTATTCGCGTTGCAAAAGAAATGGGTGACCGTATTAACTTTATTGGTATCCGTCTTGATAGTGGAAAGCTTCAATATTTATCTAAACAGGCTCGAGCAATGCTTGATGAAGCAGGGTTTCCAAATGCGAAAATCTTTGCTTCAAACGACCTTGATGAGTATTCCATAACAGACTTAAAAGCTCAAGGCGCTAAGATTGATGGCTGGGGGGTTGGAACAAAGCTGATTACCTCTTATCAACAGCCAGCATTAGGAGCTGTATATAAGCTTGTTTCAATTGAAGATGAAAACGGGAATATGGTAGATACAATTAAGCTGTCAGAAAACCCAGAGAAAATTTCAACTCCAGGTTTAAAAAGCGTATATCGTATTGCAAATACGATGAATGGCAAATGGGAAGGCGATTACATTGCAATGGAAAATGAAAAGCCAAACGAAGAAGATCATTTAAAAATGTTCCATCCTGTACATACACATGTAAGTAAATATGTTACAGACTTTAGAGCAACAAACATTCATCAAAACATCTTTGCTGGAGGCGAGCTTATTTATAAAGAGCCGTCCATTGAACAAATGAGAGCGTACTGTCTGCAGAATCTCCAATATTTGTGGGACGATTATAAAATTATCTCAAAATCAGATGAAGATGTATCAAGACCAACAGAATATCCAGTTGATTTAAGCACAGAATGTTGGCAGAACAAAATGCACAATATTGAGGAAACGCGCAGAGAAGCGACAAGAGTCATGCAAACTCGTTAATGAGTTTAAAAAACTTTCCAATGTGTTACAAAAGAAATAGGGAACATTAATAAGAACTATCGTGAAAAGCTGGAAGGGGAGTTAAGAAAACTATGAGTGATTTACAAAAACGTATTATTGAAGAAATGGATACAAAACCATCTATTGATGTACAAGAAGAAATTCGTAAGAGTGTAGACTTTTTAAAAGACTATATGAAACAATACGACTTTTTACAAACATTTGTCTTAGGAATCTCTGGTGGACAAGACTCTACATTAGCAGGAAAGCTTGCTCAGATGGCAGTAGACGAGCTAAATGAAGAAGTTGGAGAAGGAAAGTATGAGTTTATCGCAGTTCGTCTTCCATATGGAACACAAATGGATGAAGAAGATTGTCAAGATGCGCTTAAATTTATTCAACCTAGCCGCATAGTCACAGTGAATATTAAAGGCGCTGTTGATCAAATGCTTGTTGCTGTTGAAACAGATACGGGTGATTCAGTTTCTGACTTTAACAAAGGGAATGTGAAGGCAAGGCAGCGTATGATTGCTCAATATACAATTGCGGGTATGTATAGCGGAGTTGTAATTGGAACAGATCATTCTGCTGAAGCTGTAACAGGTTTCTATACAAAATATGGTGACGGTGGCGCGGATCTTGTCCCTCTATTTCGTTTAAATAAACGTCAAGGTAAGATGCTGTTAAAAGAGCTAGGCTGTCCAGAGCATCTTTATAATAAGAAGCCTACAGCAGATCTTGAAGAAGATCGCCCACAGCTTCCTGATGAAGAAGCACTTGGTGTCACATATGATCAAATTGATGATTATCTAGAAGGAAAAGACGTAGGAAAAGAAGCAGCAGAAAAAATTCAAACGCATTTCCTTAAAACAGAGCATAAACGTCATCTACCAATTACTGTTTATGATGACTTCTGGAAGAAATAAAAAAACCAGCGGAGAAGTACCTCTTCGCTGGTTTTTTTAACTTTTAAGCTGTTTGATTGCATCTTTTACATTTAGGAACGTTTGAAGGGATGAAAAATCAAGATTGAGTTGCTCTGTTTTAATAGCAAGCTCCGGTTTTATTCCAGTTAAAATGAGATCTGTTCCCATTAACTTAAGAAGTTCATGAAATTTAAAGATTTTATGGGCGGCATGTGTATCAATCCCGATGAGACCTGATAAATCCATCACAAGCACATCATCTTTAGCAGTCGTTAAGTAATGGCTTACTTGGGTAATCATTTCTTCATAGCGTTCTTCTGTAAGTGTTCCGATAATAGGAAGAACAGAGATTTTCTCAGCAATTGGAACAATAGGGGTTGAGAGAACAGTTAGTTCTTTTAAAGCTTCTTCTAGAAGCTGTTTATAGTTTTCTTGCTCCGTAATATCTTTTTGTATTCCAACAAAATACCATTTTTGATCTTCCTCAGAATAAACAGGATCAATCGCAAGCTCATTCCAAAATCTACTTCCATCTCTTCGATAGTTTTGGATTTCAATAGATATTGGTTTTTTTTGTTGAATGGCTTTTCTAACTTTTTGAACTGTTTCTCTATTTGTAGCTTCTCCTTGTAGGAAACGACAGTTTCTTCCGATAACATCTTCTTCACCGTAGCCTGTTAGATTCAAAAATGCCTGGTTTGTGTAAACAATAGGATTATCAGGAAGTGAAGGATCTGTAATAACGACACCCACACGTGTATAATCAATTGCTTTTGAAATTAAGTTATTCTTCAACTGGGGTTGATTGTTTTCCATAAATATACGAGAACCCTCCTTAATAGCCTAGTTTTATTATAACGATTTTATATCATTCATAAAAGCTTAACGATGCTATAGCTAGAAAAGAAAATAGGATAGATAATCAGATAATGAGAAGAAAAAACCCTTCGTTTCTTCTCATTATTTCCCATTGATATATTTTTAGAATAAAAAGGAAAAATCATTTTTTAGTGTTGTTTTTTGTAAGCGTTTTCTAATATAATTATATATGATTACGTTTAGTCATCTGATGACCGTATGTTATAAGGAGAGGGAGGAATTTAGCAATGAGCATGGGGATGCTATCACTGCTAGCGGTTGTACCTATTTTTTCAGTTTTCTTGTTTCTTGTTGTTTTGCGTTGGCCAGCAAATAAGGCAATGCCTTTATCCTTACTCATTACAGCAGTAATGAGCTATGGAGTATGGAAGGTGCCGCTAACAGATATTTTGGCTGCAAGTGTAAAGGGAGTTGTATCTGCTCTTGAAGTTGGTATTATCGTTTTTGGAGCTATTCTCCTCTTAAATATGTTGAAGGAAAGTGGAGCAGTATATACTATTCGTCAAGGTTTTATGGGGATTACGCCTGATCGGCGTATTCAGGCAATCATTATAGCCTGGTTTTTTGGCTCATTTTTAGAAGGAGCAGCAGGGTGGGGATCACCAGCAACTGTTATTGCTCCACTTCTTGTAGCCGTTGGATTTCCTGCACTTGCAGCTGTAATGGTAGCCCTTATTATTCAATCAACACCTGTTTCTTTCGGAGCAGTGGGAACGCCAATTTTAACAGGAGTTGGAACAGGATTAAGCGGTTCAGAGCTTGTTGATAAGCATATTGCAACTCTTGGGACAACATATGAGCGCTATCTTATTGATCTTGGAGGACAAGTAGCAATAATTCATAGTATTGCAGGAATTTTTATTCCACTTTTCTTAACTGCTATGCTTACGAAATTTTTTGGTAAGAAAAAATCATTTAGAGAAGGTTTTGCAGTTTGGAAGTTTGCTCTTTTTGCAGGACTTTCATTTACGGTTCCATATATGCTTGTAGCGGTCTTTCTAGGTCCTGAGTTTCCTTCCCTTATTGGAGGACTTGTCGGACTAGCCATTGTAATTCCTGCAGTTAAAAAAGGTTTGTTTGCACCAAAAGAAACTTGGGATTTTGAACATAAGGAAAAATGGAATAAAGAATGGAGCGGAACGCTACAAATAAAAAATGAAAAGCCTGGTCGCTTTATTTCACCCCTTTTAGCATGGGTTCCTTATGTTATTGTAGCTGTGCTTTTAGTTATGACAAGAGTTAACTTTTTGCCATTCTCCTCTTGGTTGAAAAGTTGGGAAGTGGGAATAGACCATTTATTTGGAAGTGAGATTGGTTTTTCTACAGTTCCGCTTAATATTCCTGGAGTTGTGTTTTTATTTACAAGCTTTATCGTATTCTTTCTTCATAAGATGGAATGGAAACGTGCTAAAAAAGCAATAGGGGAATCAGGAAAGACAGTAAGTGCAGCTATGGTTGCTTTAATCTTTTCCGTGCCAATGGTTCAGGTTTTTATTAATACAGGAGGAAGTTTAGAAGGATATATGAGTATGCCGCTCACAATAGCAGAGGGAATTTCAGGGGTTTTCAATGAGAACTGGCCTCTAATTTCACCATCGATAGGGGCACTTGGAGCTTTCGTAGCTGGAAGTAACACAATCAGCAATATGATGTTTGCTCTTTTTCAATTTGGAGTAGCAGACAATATTGGCGCAACTCCAAGCGTTGTTGTCGCTTTGCAAGCTGTAGGAGGAGCTGCTGGGAATATGATATGTGTGCATAATGTTGTAGCTGCATCAGCTGCCGCAGGTTTAGTTGGCAAAGAAGGTTCACTGATTCGCAAGCTTCTTTTACCACTGACTTTCTACGTCTTCATTACAGGAGCAGCAGGGTATATGATTTTATATGGAATTGGTTTTAATATTGGAACTCTATTATTTGGAGGAATTGTAGCAGGCCTTATTATCGCCATCATTTTGCAAACAAGAAAAACAAGGGTATATGAAAAAGAAGAACGTAAAAGTATATAAAAAGTAGCTTAATTCATAAATTAGCAGTATGATTATGGTAAAATATAGATTGCGAATATTCTTATATTTAAATAAG
The sequence above is a segment of the Priestia filamentosa genome. Coding sequences within it:
- the nadE gene encoding ammonia-dependent NAD(+) synthetase, whose product is MSDLQKRIIEEMDTKPSIDVQEEIRKSVDFLKDYMKQYDFLQTFVLGISGGQDSTLAGKLAQMAVDELNEEVGEGKYEFIAVRLPYGTQMDEEDCQDALKFIQPSRIVTVNIKGAVDQMLVAVETDTGDSVSDFNKGNVKARQRMIAQYTIAGMYSGVVIGTDHSAEAVTGFYTKYGDGGADLVPLFRLNKRQGKMLLKELGCPEHLYNKKPTADLEEDRPQLPDEEALGVTYDQIDDYLEGKDVGKEAAEKIQTHFLKTEHKRHLPITVYDDFWKK
- a CDS encoding FadR/GntR family transcriptional regulator, producing the protein MEYKKIKPRKIYEQVAEELLLNIKNGDLKPGDKLDSVWQLAENFQVGRSAIREALSALRAMGLIEMRQGEGTFVREFDPSMISLPITTAVLMKKEDIENLLEVRKVLEVGASGAAASKRTEEDLTNMKNILEKMLNSVGDEELGEKVDFQFHLAVAKASQNPLLVGLMNNVGEMMLQSMRETRRVWLYSKETTSQRLYDEHMQIYKAIEAMDVRRAQDLMISHLMSVEAVLLENVVEEK
- a CDS encoding L-lactate permease; protein product: MSMGMLSLLAVVPIFSVFLFLVVLRWPANKAMPLSLLITAVMSYGVWKVPLTDILAASVKGVVSALEVGIIVFGAILLLNMLKESGAVYTIRQGFMGITPDRRIQAIIIAWFFGSFLEGAAGWGSPATVIAPLLVAVGFPALAAVMVALIIQSTPVSFGAVGTPILTGVGTGLSGSELVDKHIATLGTTYERYLIDLGGQVAIIHSIAGIFIPLFLTAMLTKFFGKKKSFREGFAVWKFALFAGLSFTVPYMLVAVFLGPEFPSLIGGLVGLAIVIPAVKKGLFAPKETWDFEHKEKWNKEWSGTLQIKNEKPGRFISPLLAWVPYVIVAVLLVMTRVNFLPFSSWLKSWEVGIDHLFGSEIGFSTVPLNIPGVVFLFTSFIVFFLHKMEWKRAKKAIGESGKTVSAAMVALIFSVPMVQVFINTGGSLEGYMSMPLTIAEGISGVFNENWPLISPSIGALGAFVAGSNTISNMMFALFQFGVADNIGATPSVVVALQAVGGAAGNMICVHNVVAASAAAGLVGKEGSLIRKLLLPLTFYVFITGAAGYMILYGIGFNIGTLLFGGIVAGLIIAIILQTRKTRVYEKEERKSI
- a CDS encoding PAS domain-containing protein, which codes for MENNQPQLKNNLISKAIDYTRVGVVITDPSLPDNPIVYTNQAFLNLTGYGEEDVIGRNCRFLQGEATNRETVQKVRKAIQQKKPISIEIQNYRRDGSRFWNELAIDPVYSEEDQKWYFVGIQKDITEQENYKQLLEEALKELTVLSTPIVPIAEKISVLPIIGTLTEERYEEMITQVSHYLTTAKDDVLVMDLSGLIGIDTHAAHKIFKFHELLKLMGTDLILTGIKPELAIKTEQLNLDFSSLQTFLNVKDAIKQLKS
- a CDS encoding nicotinate phosphoribosyltransferase, encoding MGKCYQDDSLALHTDLYEINMAKSYFKNNMHNRRAVFETFFRKMPFGGGYAVFAGLERVIDYLANFRFSETDLDYLYNVLGFEEEFIDYLKGVRFSGDVQSVVEGEIIFANEPIMRIDAPLLEGQLIETPLLNILNFHPLIATKASRIRLAVGADTLIEGENAPALMEFGSRRAHELDAALYGTRAAYIGGFDSTSNLRAGKIFGIPVSGTHAHALVQVYRNEYEAFKHYAETHKDCVFLVDTYNTLRSGVPNAIRVAKEMGDRINFIGIRLDSGKLQYLSKQARAMLDEAGFPNAKIFASNDLDEYSITDLKAQGAKIDGWGVGTKLITSYQQPALGAVYKLVSIEDENGNMVDTIKLSENPEKISTPGLKSVYRIANTMNGKWEGDYIAMENEKPNEEDHLKMFHPVHTHVSKYVTDFRATNIHQNIFAGGELIYKEPSIEQMRAYCLQNLQYLWDDYKIISKSDEDVSRPTEYPVDLSTECWQNKMHNIEETRREATRVMQTR